In Bacillota bacterium, the genomic window CAAGCGTAACCGATTCGAGGAAAGGGGGACTCCCCACTTCTTCTTGACTCAGACGCGCACCGCCCCGAGTTTGACTGCGTGCAGGACGTCAGGTATGATCATGTAGGAGTGCCACGAAATGACGACACTGACATCCCATTCGCCCCAGGAAACACTCCAGATCGGGGAGCGAATAGGCAGAAGGCTCGGCCCCGGTGATCTCGTGTGTCTTTCCGGCGACTTGGGGGCGGGCAAGACCTGTCTGGCCAGGGGCATTGCTAAGGCGCTCGGTGTCGACCCCGACACGGTAACCAGTCCTACGTTCGTGCTCGCTCAGGAGTACACCGGACGTGTTCCTGTGTACCACCTCGACCTGTACCGGCTGACCTCCGAGGCGTCCGTGGAAGAGGCGGGGCTTGACGAATACCTGGACTCAGATGGAGTTGCGATCGTGGAATGGCCTGGGGTATTCCCCGCCCTGGAACGCATGGAACGGCTGGAGATACGGGTCAGAATGGGGCCCGAGGATACGTTCCGCACACTTGAATTCGCCGCACATGGCCCCAGGTACTCAGCCTTTATGGAGGAGATAGGTCTTGCTGATCCTTGCGGTTGACACCTCGACCACGGTCGGAGGTGTCTCGCTTCTCAGGGACGGGGAACTTATGACAGAACAGATTATGAACGTCCGGAGGACGCATTCAGAGAGACTCATGTCCTCTGTGGAGGCTGCTCTTTCGGCGACTGGGTGTTCCCCGCAGGATCTTGATTGCGTGGCGGCGTGTATTGGGCCGGGTTCCTTTACCGGCGTTCGCATTGGGGTTGCCGCGGCCAAAGCCCTGGCGTGGGCAGTTGGGGTTCCTGCGATCGGTGTCCCCGGCCCTGACGCCCTCGCTTACGGACGGACGGGCGATGCCGACGATCAAATCTGGGCATTGATAGACGCGAGACACGGGCGCTGTTACACCGCGGCATTCAAACCGTCGAGAGCGGGCCGCGCTGGCGAGAGGATGACTCCGTATTCTCTGCAGAGACTCGATTCCATACTCCTTGAGGCTGGAAAATCCCGTGGGAGGTGCATATTTGTCGGGGATGGGGCTGCAATGCACAGGGAGGCGATTCTGTCCGGCCTGGGCGATCAGGCGGTGATCCCGCCTGATGCTCTTCTTGTGCTCAGGCCAGCGCAGGTCGGCCTGGTTGCAGCCGAACTCATCTCCTCCGGCGAGGAGGGAGACCCGGCGAC contains:
- the tsaB gene encoding tRNA (adenosine(37)-N6)-threonylcarbamoyltransferase complex dimerization subunit type 1 TsaB, which codes for MLILAVDTSTTVGGVSLLRDGELMTEQIMNVRRTHSERLMSSVEAALSATGCSPQDLDCVAACIGPGSFTGVRIGVAAAKALAWAVGVPAIGVPGPDALAYGRTGDADDQIWALIDARHGRCYTAAFKPSRAGRAGERMTPYSLQRLDSILLEAGKSRGRCIFVGDGAAMHREAILSGLGDQAVIPPDALLVLRPAQVGLVAAELISSGEEGDPATMVPMYLRESEAEVKLLGGEL
- the tsaE gene encoding tRNA (adenosine(37)-N6)-threonylcarbamoyltransferase complex ATPase subunit type 1 TsaE: MTTLTSHSPQETLQIGERIGRRLGPGDLVCLSGDLGAGKTCLARGIAKALGVDPDTVTSPTFVLAQEYTGRVPVYHLDLYRLTSEASVEEAGLDEYLDSDGVAIVEWPGVFPALERMERLEIRVRMGPEDTFRTLEFAAHGPRYSAFMEEIGLADPCG